In Haloplanus rubicundus, one DNA window encodes the following:
- a CDS encoding rhomboid family intramembrane serine protease, translated as MAQCDECGSHENLPYQCRRCGGTFCAEHRLPENHDCPGLNEWNDPDGVFDSGFDDSVRDEGGSRGLADRLPSLGSLTGTGGVLGYFRGNVAYLFLALMWITFALQFLVGGLFGRGAMETLFVLQSDRLLYVWTWLTSIFAHGGLYHIAGNSIVLYFFGPLVERYTGSKRFAALFLASGVLAGLGFVVASIVLGAGAVSVVGASGAIFAVLGVLTVLNPSLRIYLYFIIPIPLWLFTAAFAVISVLFFLQPQSAASVGQGNVAHLAHLIGLVVGLAYGKRIKRPRKVPDQLTFGGGRGPGGPGGPGGPGGPGRR; from the coding sequence ATGGCTCAGTGCGACGAGTGCGGCAGTCACGAGAACCTGCCGTACCAGTGTCGGCGCTGTGGCGGGACGTTCTGTGCCGAACACCGGTTGCCCGAGAACCACGACTGTCCCGGGCTGAACGAGTGGAACGACCCCGACGGCGTCTTCGACAGCGGCTTCGACGACAGCGTCCGCGACGAGGGCGGGAGCCGAGGGCTGGCGGACCGACTCCCAAGCCTCGGCTCGCTGACCGGGACCGGTGGCGTCCTCGGGTACTTCCGTGGCAACGTCGCGTACCTGTTTCTCGCGCTCATGTGGATCACCTTCGCCCTCCAGTTCCTGGTCGGCGGCCTGTTCGGACGCGGCGCGATGGAGACGCTGTTCGTTCTGCAGTCGGACCGCCTCCTCTACGTCTGGACGTGGCTCACCTCCATCTTCGCCCACGGCGGCCTGTATCACATCGCCGGTAACAGCATCGTGCTGTACTTTTTCGGCCCGCTCGTCGAGCGGTACACCGGATCGAAACGCTTCGCCGCGCTCTTTCTCGCCAGCGGCGTCCTCGCGGGTCTCGGGTTCGTCGTCGCCAGCATCGTCCTCGGTGCGGGCGCCGTCTCCGTCGTCGGCGCCAGCGGTGCCATCTTCGCCGTTCTGGGCGTGCTGACCGTCCTCAACCCCAGCCTGCGCATCTACCTCTACTTCATCATCCCCATCCCGCTGTGGCTGTTCACCGCCGCGTTCGCCGTCATCTCGGTGCTCTTTTTCCTCCAGCCACAGTCGGCCGCGTCGGTTGGGCAGGGCAACGTCGCCCACCTCGCCCACCTGATCGGCCTCGTCGTCGGCCTGGCGTACGGGAAGCGGATCAAGCGGCCACGGAAGGTCCCCGACCAGTTGACGTTCGGTGGGGGACGAGGGCCGGGCGGCCCCGGCGGTCCGGGTGGTCCCGGCGGCCCGGGCCGGCGGTGA
- a CDS encoding PadR family transcriptional regulator, which produces MSEAQTVSSEPGIVRDLTAFQHNILVILSEEPMYGLAIKRQLEEYYGTEVNHGRLYPNLDDLVEMGLVEKSELDKRTNQYELTEDGHEAVLNRMNWVLSKFVTGDDRAESVRDLVDAQS; this is translated from the coding sequence ATGTCAGAGGCACAAACAGTCAGCAGCGAGCCCGGCATCGTTCGCGATCTCACCGCGTTCCAGCACAACATCCTCGTGATCCTCTCCGAGGAACCCATGTACGGCCTGGCGATCAAGCGCCAACTCGAGGAGTACTACGGCACCGAGGTCAACCACGGACGCCTGTACCCCAACCTCGACGACCTCGTCGAGATGGGACTGGTCGAGAAGAGCGAACTCGACAAACGGACGAATCAGTACGAACTCACCGAGGACGGCCACGAAGCGGTCCTCAACCGGATGAACTGGGTTCTCTCGAAGTTCGTCACCGGCGACGACCGGGCCGAGTCCGTCCGCGATCTCGTCGACGCGCAGTCCTGA
- a CDS encoding inorganic diphosphatase gives MVNLWTDLDAGPNPPETIHAVVECLKGERNKYEYDKDVPGVVLDRVLHSNVHYPSDYGFIPQSYYDDEDPFDVLVLVEDQTFPGCIVEARPIALMKMDDDGEQDDKVIAVPTEDPRFDHLQDLDDIPQQTVDEIDEFFTTYKNLEEGKEVETLGWEDKAAAKDAIEHALDLYQEKFA, from the coding sequence ATGGTGAACCTCTGGACAGACCTCGATGCCGGTCCGAATCCGCCCGAGACCATCCACGCGGTCGTCGAGTGTCTCAAAGGCGAACGCAACAAGTACGAGTACGACAAGGACGTCCCCGGCGTCGTCCTCGACCGCGTCCTCCACAGCAACGTCCACTACCCGAGCGACTACGGGTTCATCCCGCAGTCGTACTACGACGACGAGGACCCCTTCGACGTCCTCGTCCTCGTCGAGGACCAGACCTTCCCGGGCTGCATCGTCGAAGCCCGTCCCATCGCGCTGATGAAGATGGACGACGACGGCGAACAGGACGACAAGGTCATCGCCGTGCCGACCGAGGACCCCCGCTTCGACCACCTGCAGGACCTCGACGACATCCCCCAGCAGACCGTCGACGAGATAGACGAGTTCTTCACGACCTACAAGAACTTGGAGGAGGGCAAGGAAGTCGAGACGCTGGGCTGGGAGGACAAGGCCGCCGCGAAAGACGCCATCGAACACGCACTCGATCTCTACCAGGAGAAGTTCGCGTAG
- a CDS encoding endonuclease V gives MTPAHPEFVPDPAQSRAEMEALQRRVAGAARFEDDFDFDSAAVAVSGDASLTGDRPLVAGVDQAFLDDDRAVSAVVCLRGGEVVERAHAVTDLSVPYVPGLLSFREGGPILAAFEALDSTPDLVVFDGSGRIHFRQAGLATHLGVVLDVPSIGVAKNLLCGRVEGDVDGRPEGWRAPVVADDGVDAPAGTVIGYAYQSRQYESNAVINPLYVSPGHRVSAETAVDLVARLGAGYKLPEPTRLADRYADECKGQA, from the coding sequence GTGACGCCCGCCCACCCCGAGTTCGTCCCCGACCCCGCCCAGTCCCGAGCGGAGATGGAGGCGCTCCAGCGGCGGGTAGCCGGCGCCGCCCGGTTCGAGGACGACTTCGACTTCGACTCGGCGGCCGTCGCCGTCTCCGGTGACGCGTCGCTCACCGGGGACCGACCGCTCGTCGCGGGCGTCGATCAGGCCTTCCTCGACGACGACCGGGCGGTCAGCGCCGTCGTCTGCCTGCGCGGCGGCGAGGTGGTCGAACGCGCCCACGCCGTCACCGATCTCTCCGTCCCCTACGTACCCGGTCTCCTCTCCTTTCGGGAGGGTGGCCCGATCCTCGCGGCGTTCGAGGCGCTCGACTCGACGCCGGACCTCGTCGTCTTCGACGGGAGCGGCCGCATCCACTTCCGACAGGCCGGCCTCGCTACCCACCTCGGCGTCGTCCTCGACGTACCGAGCATCGGCGTCGCCAAGAACCTCCTCTGTGGCCGGGTCGAGGGCGACGTCGACGGCCGCCCCGAGGGGTGGCGGGCGCCCGTCGTCGCGGACGACGGGGTGGACGCCCCCGCGGGGACCGTCATCGGCTACGCCTACCAGTCGCGCCAGTACGAGTCGAACGCCGTCATCAACCCGCTGTACGTCAGTCCCGGCCACCGCGTGAGCGCGGAGACGGCGGTGGATCTGGTGGCCCGACTCGGCGCCGGCTACAAGCTCCCGGAGCCGACGCGGCTGGCGGACCGGTACGCCGACGAGTGCAAAGGGCAGGCGTAG